TAGCTCAGTTGGCCAAGGGGCGGCACCTATCATGCCGGTGTGCTTGTCTGAATCGTTTATTTTTTGTGGATTTTTTAACCGCAGATAAACGCAGATGCTACTCCCGTCTATCGTTAGGCATACACAGATAACGCAGATGTGGGCGCAGTCTATCGTTAGTAATAGGCAGATAAACGCTGTTAATATCACCAGTTAAATACGCTTGACTGTAAAAGTTTAAGATTTTTTAGAGTTCTATTGGTGTTCTTTTTTTGAATAATTTTTCGCAATTCTTTATTAAAAAAATCACCGTACCTCCCAGTTAATTTTACTTCAAAAGTGAGAAAATTTTAAATTTAGTTAAATTATAGAAACAGTTATGAAATAAATTCTTGCATAAATACTTGAGGAGATTTAAGTCTTAAACAAAATTTAAACTCTACGGCATTTAGCCCTAAACCTTTGAAACTATTATGCCCTGAATATAGATTTTGCCGATGGATTCCAGTAAACTAGAGTACATCATGACGGAGTTTAGAACTTCTTAAGTCATTGTTTTTTTTTTCAGGGAGAGAATTCAACTATGGCAACCACCTTTACAGGAAATTCGTTCGGGCAGTTCGGAGAGCCATCTGAGCCAAACTCTAGGGCGGAAATTTCGCTAACCAATCAAAATAGTGGTACGGATAACCGGCTGACTTGGGGAATACCGGCAAGGGACAGTTTCAACACCTACGTCCAATATGACGGCACAAACTTTAACGCTGAACCAAATAGCCTCTTTAGCCTTGGACAACTAACTTACGCGAATGGAAGCTTTCAATCCGGCACAGGCTTTAATGGCGATTTCCCCCTCAATGTTTCTCTGGCCTTAAACTCTCCGATAACTGGCCAAACAAACTTTGACTTTTCATTTAACATCTTTAACACGCCGAACAGCACTGGCGATCCAGTTGAAGATGGGGATCGGTTGCGGTTTTCCACAGGGGGTCTGAGCCGTCAATCATTTAACTTTGACGGTAAACAATACACACTCGAATTGTTTGGGTTTTCAGCGGATGGTGGCAACCAATTCACAAGCCAATTTAACTCACCTGAAGAAACCGTTGCCACCGCCTCACTGTACGGCAGGATCTCGCCGGTTGTCACCTCTACAATTATTCAAGATTATGACCTCCTGTTTAATTTCAGGAGTGTCACAACTGTGATTGCAATTGGCTATATCAATGCCAATTTTTATGATTTGTCTGATGCCGGCGAAACCATTGAAATTTCTAATTTATTAGATGCCGGTCAATATCAAGGAGGCGTAAGGGGTTTAGCCGGCAACGACCGAGTTTTCGGCACCTTTGAAAATGATGTCGTCAATGGCGGCGGCGGTGCAGACTTTCTCGTTGGATACAATGGCGTTGACTACTTGGTGGGTGACGACGATAGCGATCAGGTTTTCGGCGGCCAAAGCAATGATATCCTCAACGGAAATATGGCCGATGACTGGGTCTCAGGGGATGAGGGTGAAGACTATGTGCGCGGTGGTAAAGGCAATGATATGGTCACCGGCGGGCAAGGCAATGATTTCTTATTTGGCGATTTTGGCTCAGATAGCCTAACCGGCGATGAAGGTGCAGACTCTTATGTTCTCAGGCGGGATGTGGCAGTTGGGAAATTTGACATCAGTTCAGTCTCCCGCATTACTGACTTCGCGCTGGTTGAAGGGGATCGGATCGGGCTGACAGAAGGTTTGACAGTAGCGGACTTGAGCTTTGAGGATATCGATATTGACTTAGATGGAGTCAGCGATACCACCATTAAACTAGCCGCAAGCGGTGAATTTTTGGGCGTAGCAATGAGTGTGACATCCGTCAGTCTTCAAGGTTCTTTCTTCTCAGTCACTTCAGACGATCCAGGGTTAAGCCTGCTTTCCTAAAACAACCGGCTTTTGATTCCACCGGCATCAACGACTTCTTGCCGATGCCGGTGGGTTTATCGCTAAATATCCGCGTTTGTTAACTTATCCAGCCAAGGCCGGTAAAAATTTGTCAGAATAATAGATCCTAGAGATAAGCTGCAATCATTTCTGCAATCCGGTGCAAATATGAAACTTCGCCTTGGCTGTCAATTAAACTATCAAATTGCTCAATTCAGCACCTTCGTGTTTAATATCAGAGTGGGCGACAGCGACCATCAAAAAATTTGTCAGGAAACCCTAAAGATAGAACCCCAACAAGATTTTGACGAGTTGCTTTCTCCAGTTTCTGACAATCGATACTTTCGACTCAATGCACCGGCAGGCAAGTTACAAGTCTCTTATCAAGCAACCGTTGAAGTTTCCCAATTTTACGCTAATCCTGGTGAGATTCTAGAAGTTCCACCGGCTGAGTTACCTCTAGAAGTCGTA
The Microcoleus sp. FACHB-672 DNA segment above includes these coding regions:
- a CDS encoding choice-of-anchor K domain-containing protein — protein: MATTFTGNSFGQFGEPSEPNSRAEISLTNQNSGTDNRLTWGIPARDSFNTYVQYDGTNFNAEPNSLFSLGQLTYANGSFQSGTGFNGDFPLNVSLALNSPITGQTNFDFSFNIFNTPNSTGDPVEDGDRLRFSTGGLSRQSFNFDGKQYTLELFGFSADGGNQFTSQFNSPEETVATASLYGRISPVVTSTIIQDYDLLFNFRSVTTVIAIGYINANFYDLSDAGETIEISNLLDAGQYQGGVRGLAGNDRVFGTFENDVVNGGGGADFLVGYNGVDYLVGDDDSDQVFGGQSNDILNGNMADDWVSGDEGEDYVRGGKGNDMVTGGQGNDFLFGDFGSDSLTGDEGADSYVLRRDVAVGKFDISSVSRITDFALVEGDRIGLTEGLTVADLSFEDIDIDLDGVSDTTIKLAASGEFLGVAMSVTSVSLQGSFFSVTSDDPGLSLLS